The Euphorbia lathyris chromosome 2, ddEupLath1.1, whole genome shotgun sequence genome includes a window with the following:
- the LOC136220695 gene encoding uncharacterized protein isoform X2: protein MYQHRCPTFRLPPIHIRFPPSFKWTSTFMSATTIKTGESNPIQSRSYPNSLIVQDILTPKIRKDISMKEHYHKLLKEILGIISDAMEEVIMELQNFLTGKGDMAL, encoded by the exons ATGTACCAGCATCGCTGCCCCACTTTCCGATTACCGCCTATCCACATCCGGTTTCCACCGTCATTCAAATGGACATCCACCTTTATGTCTGCGACAACTATT AAAACTGGGGAATCAAATCCAATTCAATCAAGGAGTTATCCCAACTCATTAATAGTTCAAGACATCCTTACTCCAAAGATTAGAAAGG ACATCTCAATGAAGGAACATTATCATAAGCTTTTAAAAGAGATCTTGGGGATCATCTCTGATGCAATGGAGGAAGTCATCATGGAGCTTCAAAACTT TTTGACGGGAAAAGGCGACATGGCCCTTTAG
- the LOC136220695 gene encoding uncharacterized protein isoform X1 gives MYQHRCPTFRLPPIHIRFPPSFKWTSTFMSATTIKTGESNPIQSRSYPNSLIVQDILTPKIRKGNLSEFILIIEVKADWNFIVLSKLADISMKEHYHKLLKEILGIISDAMEEVIMELQNFLTGKGDMAL, from the exons ATGTACCAGCATCGCTGCCCCACTTTCCGATTACCGCCTATCCACATCCGGTTTCCACCGTCATTCAAATGGACATCCACCTTTATGTCTGCGACAACTATT AAAACTGGGGAATCAAATCCAATTCAATCAAGGAGTTATCCCAACTCATTAATAGTTCAAGACATCCTTACTCCAAAGATTAGAAAGG GTAATTTGAGCGAATTCATCCTTATCATAGAGGTAAAAGCTGATTGGAACTTTATTGTCTTGAGTAAACTTGCAGACATCTCAATGAAGGAACATTATCATAAGCTTTTAAAAGAGATCTTGGGGATCATCTCTGATGCAATGGAGGAAGTCATCATGGAGCTTCAAAACTT TTTGACGGGAAAAGGCGACATGGCCCTTTAG